Genomic segment of Macellibacteroides fermentans:
CTCTGGAGACAGAGGTGAATCTGCAACGGTTTAAAATCGCAAACATATATAAAATGGAGTTTACAGCCCAACAAATCGCGAGCTTTCTTAATGGAACCGTATCGGGAGACCCGGAGGTTAAGGTTAATAATTTTTCTAAAATTGAAGCCGGAAAACCGGGCACATTGACGTTTTTAGCAAATCCTAAATACGAACATCATATCTATTCGACTGAAGCAAGCATTGTTTTGGTAAACAATGATTTCACTCCATCGGAACCTGTAAGAGCAACGTTGATAAAAGTTTCAAATGCCTATGCAGCACTAGCGATGTTATTAAACATGGTAGAACAGGCCAAACCAAAGAAAATTGGCGTAGACTCTTCTGCATGTATTTCAGCTACGGCAATAGTTGGATCTGACTGCTATATTGGAAACTTTGCTTATATTGGTGAAAATGTTGTTATCGGAAACAATAGCAAAATTTATCCTTATGCTTATGTTGGCGATGGTGTAAAAATTGGAGATAATACAATCGTTTATCCACATGTAACCATTTATGAAGGATGTATAGTAGGAAGCCGATGTATTCTACATGCAGGATCAGTAATCGGAGCCGATGGTTTTGGGTTCGCTCCCGAAGGAGAAAAATACAATAAAATTCCTCAATTGGGAAATGTTATATTA
This window contains:
- the lpxD gene encoding UDP-3-O-(3-hydroxymyristoyl)glucosamine N-acyltransferase — encoded protein: MEFTAQQIASFLNGTVSGDPEVKVNNFSKIEAGKPGTLTFLANPKYEHHIYSTEASIVLVNNDFTPSEPVRATLIKVSNAYAALAMLLNMVEQAKPKKIGVDSSACISATAIVGSDCYIGNFAYIGENVVIGNNSKIYPYAYVGDGVKIGDNTIVYPHVTIYEGCIVGSRCILHAGSVIGADGFGFAPEGEKYNKIPQLGNVILEDDVEIGANTTIDRAVMDSTIIRRGVKLDNLVQIAHNVEIGENTVMAAQVGIAGSAKVGKHCMFGGQVGIAGHITIPDKVNFGAQAGTLGTGIKEGETYLGSPAFPVKDFMRSSVIFPKLPELYRTIGQMQREIEQLKKEITNK